Proteins encoded by one window of Rhodobacteraceae bacterium IMCC1335:
- a CDS encoding NADP-dependent malic enzyme (NADP-dependent; catalyzes the oxidative decarboxylation of malate to form pyruvate; decarboxylates oxaloacetate), whose translation MAKMKITREEALAFHLEPAPGKWEVSATVPMMTQRDLSLAYSPGVAVPCEAIAENPELAYDYTNKGNLVAVISNGTAVLGLGNLGALGSKPVMEGKSVLFKRFADVNSIDIELDTEDPDAFCKAVKLMGPSFGGINLEDIKAPECFIIEQRLKEEMDIPVFHDDQHGTAVICAAGLINALHISKKKIEDVKIVLNGAGAAGIACIELLKSMGAKHQNCFVCDSKGVIYQGRTEGMNQWKSAHAVKTESRSLDQVMQNADVFLGVSVKGAVTPQMLASMAPNPVIFAMANPDPEITPEEAHAVRKDAIVATGRSDYPNQVNNVLGFPYLFRGALDIHARAINDEMKIACAQALAALAREDVPDEVAMAYGQKLTFGRDYIIPTPFDPRLIYRIPPAVAKAGIDTGAARRPIIDMEGYELSLKTRMDPTASILRGITERARAAQARMIFAEGDDPRVLRAAVMYQRSGFGNALVVGRQHDVAAKLEAAGMGDAVQELEVVNAANTDHLDAYKSFLFERLQRKGFDNADIHRMATRDRHVFSALMLAHGHGDGLVTGVTRKSAHVMGLLNHVFDADAEHGAAGVTALLHKGRIVLIADTLVHEWPEAEDLANIAERAADVARDFGLEPRVAFVSFSTFGYPVSERAEKLALAPKVLDARGVDFEYEGEMTVDVALNTQAQAHYPFSRLTGPANILVVPARHSASISVKLMQEMAGATVIGPILSGVDQSIQICASVSTATDILNMAVLAACKAGEGTSRHG comes from the coding sequence GGTTTTGGGGTTGGGTAATCTTGGTGCGCTGGGCAGCAAACCGGTGATGGAAGGTAAATCGGTTCTGTTCAAACGATTCGCCGATGTGAACAGTATTGATATTGAGCTGGATACAGAAGATCCCGATGCGTTTTGCAAAGCGGTTAAGTTAATGGGCCCCAGTTTTGGCGGTATCAATCTTGAAGATATCAAGGCGCCCGAATGTTTTATCATTGAACAGCGCTTGAAAGAGGAAATGGATATCCCGGTTTTTCATGATGACCAGCATGGAACCGCGGTGATTTGTGCGGCAGGCCTGATCAACGCCCTGCATATCAGCAAGAAGAAGATTGAAGATGTCAAAATTGTTTTAAACGGCGCTGGTGCGGCTGGAATTGCCTGTATTGAGTTGCTTAAATCGATGGGTGCAAAGCACCAAAATTGTTTTGTCTGCGATTCCAAAGGCGTGATTTATCAAGGCCGCACCGAGGGGATGAACCAGTGGAAATCGGCCCATGCGGTGAAAACAGAAAGCCGCAGCCTTGATCAGGTGATGCAAAATGCGGATGTGTTTCTGGGGGTTTCGGTGAAAGGCGCAGTCACCCCGCAAATGTTGGCATCAATGGCGCCAAATCCGGTGATTTTCGCGATGGCCAATCCGGATCCGGAAATCACACCGGAAGAGGCTCATGCCGTGCGCAAAGACGCGATCGTTGCCACAGGGCGCAGCGATTACCCCAATCAGGTGAATAATGTTTTAGGGTTTCCGTATTTATTTCGCGGGGCTTTAGACATCCACGCGCGCGCGATCAATGATGAAATGAAAATAGCCTGCGCGCAGGCTTTGGCAGCGCTGGCACGCGAGGATGTACCCGATGAAGTGGCCATGGCCTATGGGCAAAAATTAACCTTTGGCCGAGATTATATCATTCCAACCCCGTTTGATCCGCGGCTTATTTATCGCATTCCGCCGGCAGTGGCGAAAGCGGGTATTGATACCGGGGCCGCGCGGCGCCCGATTATTGATATGGAAGGCTATGAGCTGTCGCTGAAAACCCGGATGGATCCAACCGCAAGCATTTTGCGCGGAATAACCGAGCGCGCGCGCGCCGCACAGGCTCGGATGATCTTTGCCGAGGGTGATGATCCGCGGGTGTTGCGCGCTGCGGTGATGTATCAGCGCTCGGGCTTTGGTAATGCGTTGGTGGTGGGCCGCCAGCATGATGTTGCGGCGAAGCTTGAGGCGGCTGGGATGGGCGATGCAGTGCAAGAGCTTGAGGTTGTGAATGCCGCCAATACCGATCATCTTGATGCGTATAAATCCTTCTTGTTTGAGCGTTTGCAACGCAAAGGTTTTGACAATGCCGATATTCACCGTATGGCAACCCGTGACCGGCATGTTTTCTCTGCTTTGATGCTGGCGCATGGCCATGGTGATGGTTTGGTGACGGGGGTCACGCGCAAATCAGCGCATGTGATGGGGTTGCTCAACCATGTGTTTGATGCAGATGCCGAACATGGGGCGGCTGGGGTGACGGCGCTGTTGCATAAGGGGCGGATCGTGCTGATCGCAGATACTTTGGTCCATGAATGGCCCGAAGCCGAGGATCTGGCAAATATTGCCGAACGCGCCGCCGATGTGGCCCGCGATTTCGGTCTAGAGCCACGCGTGGCATTTGTGAGTTTTTCCACATTTGGCTATCCCGTATCAGAGCGGGCTGAAAAGCTTGCTTTAGCCCCGAAAGTGCTGGATGCGCGCGGTGTTGATTTCGAATATGAGGGCGAGATGACCGTTGATGTGGCGCTGAATACGCAAGCGCAGGCGCATTATCCGTTTTCGCGGCTGACTGGGCCGGCCAATATCTTGGTTGTGCCTGCACGCCATTCGGCAAGCATATCGGTCAAACTGATGCAGGAAATGGCTGGTGCCACGGTGATCGGGCCTATTCTTTCGGGCGTGGATCAATCCATACAAATATGCGCGTCGGTCTCTACAGCAACGGATATTTTGAACATGGCTGTTTTGGCAGCGTGCAAAGCCGGTGAGGGGACATCGCGCCATGGATGA